ATGCTCCCAGTAAGCAGTTTCTGCAGAGGGCACAAAACCAGTTTCCAATGAAGGGGATGAAAGAGACTGGAAGCAAAATGAAGCCACCGAAGCCATTCTTTCCCCCCTCCACATTAGGTATGCATATTATTTCTATCACTTTCATCTCTCTCCGCCAGATTTCTAAGAAATCTGCCAGGCTTGTTATTCTAAGATACCCCCCCACACACATTTCCTCACCATTTTACCTAGAAAAACTACAGGAAACAAAAACTTTTGTAAGCACTGTACGTCGCACACCAACCGCGAATTCTCCACCTCGCTCCATGCCTAAACCACCGCTCTGAAAAGAGCTGTCACCACAGCCACCGcgaaaaagcagcagctctgccaggcccCCGACGCCACTCACACAACCCCCGACTGCGGACGAATCCCATTACCGCCTCCCACCCGATTAATCCCCGGCGCCCTCTGGGTCCCCCCGCATGCCCGTGGGATGGGCCCGGGGCTGACTCACGCTCCGTGGGGCCGAGCCACAAAGAGCAGGCCGCGGAGGGGCCGCCGGCCGTGCCGTGCCGGGCCGTGCCCCCAGGCCCCGCACCCTCACGCACCTTCTTTGGTCTGGGCGTTGGTGATCTGCAGGTCGCAGTCCGCCGCCTTCAGCTTCTCGCGGCCCATGATCTGGCGCTTCAGGTCGCACAAGGAGATGTGGAGGCCGTCGAAGGTGACCGTATCATAGTTGAGCTTGGAGGAGAACTTGTAGTGCACGCACGACATGGTCGGGCCCAGGCGGCGCCCGCTCCGCGACGGCGGCGTCAACGGCGGCCGCGGCGCCGGTTAGAGCGGGCGGGGGGACGGGGAAGGACCCCGAGGGGCCGCGGAACGCAGCGCGGGCTGAGCTCGAGCGGGCCGGCGGCGCTCAGAGGCCGCGGCGCTCCGCCATGGCCAGGCCCCGCGGCCTCGGGCAGACTCGGCTGGCGGAGGCCTCAGGACTCCATGGCGGCGGCGCTGCCAGGCCCGCGGCCCTCAGAGATCGCACCAGGCCTCCGCCGCGGCGCGCCGCccggctcctcctcctcctcctcctgctgctgctcctcgcAGCCCCGGACGGACGACGGGGAGAGGCCCCCGCGGCCCCGGCTCGGGCTCCGCTCCGCCTCCGGCACGCAGCGCTCCGGCCCCGCCGCTCGCTATGGCCGCTCGGGCGCCCCCGCCTCAGCCCCGCCGAGGGGTTTCCCGGCCGCCAACCGCACGGGCCGGACCCAGAGCCCCAGCGCGCAGGCGCAACCGCCGCCCCGCCCTCCCCCCCCGCGTCACCTGACCTCGCGCCTTACCGCGCACGCGCTAGTCACGTGGGCAAAGAGGCCACGCCCCCCGCGGGACCCGGGTGAGCGCCCCCTAGCGGAGAAACCGCGACACAACCGCGGGGCTGGGAACCCCCCGGGATCCTGGGAACCCCCCGGGAACCCCCCGGGATCTTGGGAACCCCCCGGGATCCTGGGAACCCCCCGGGAACCCCTCGGGATCCTGGGAATGTCCTGGGAACCCCCCGGGATCCTGGGAACCCCCCGGGAACCCCCCGGGATCCTGGGAACCCCCTGGGAACCCCCCGGGATCCTGGGAATGTCCTGGGATCCTGGGAACCCCCTGGGATCTTGGGAATGTCCTGGGAACCCCCCGGGATCTTGGGAACCCCCTGGGATCTTGGGAATGTCCTGGCAACCCCCCGGGATCCTGGGAACCCCCGGGATCCTGGGAATGTCCTGGGATCCTGGGAACCCCCTGGGAACCCCCCGGGATCCTGGGAATGTCCTGGGAACCCCCCGGGATCCTAGGAACCCCCCGGGATCTTGGGAATGTCCTGG
The sequence above is a segment of the Heliangelus exortis chromosome 17, bHelExo1.hap1, whole genome shotgun sequence genome. Coding sequences within it:
- the LOC139804232 gene encoding basic salivary proline-rich protein 3-like, with amino-acid sequence MAAALPGPRPSEIAPGLRRGAPPGSSSSSSCCCSSQPRTDDGERPPRPRLGLRSASGTQRSGPAARYGRSGAPASAPPRGFPAANRTGRTQSPSAQAQPPPRPPPPRHLTSRLTAHALVTWAKRPRPPRDPGERPLAEKPRHNRGAGNPPGSWEPPGNPPGSWEPPGILGTPREPLGILGMSWEPPGILGTPREPPGILGTPWEPPGILGMSWDPGNPLGSWECPGNPPGSWEPPGILGMSWQPPGILGTPGILGMSWDPGNPLGTPRDPGNRSSRCRRRQEAPESPPRYRGPGSGAPPPQSPLSEPARH